A stretch of DNA from Gasterosteus aculeatus chromosome 7, fGasAcu3.hap1.1, whole genome shotgun sequence:
GGGACGACAACCTGGAGACGTACTGGCAGTCAGACGGATCCCAGCCCCACCTGGTCAACATCCAGTTCAGGTAACACTGGGGGAACTGGGACGCgggtgggggggacgggacACGCAGGGGTCCTCACGAGGTCTGAAACCCGTCTGCTCCTTTGCTCAGGAGGAGAACCACCGTGAAGATGTTGTGTATTTATGCCGATTATAAATCGGATGAGAGCTACACGCCCAGTAAGATCTCCGTCAGGGTGGGGAACAACTTCCACAACCTGCAAGAGATCCGGGTAAACGCGCCTGTACTCATGTGACGctctgccgccgccgccatcgTCTGCTCAGCTctcaccgtctcctcctctccctcccacctccttcctctccctcccacctccttcctctccctccccacctccgtcctctctgcagcagttGGAGATGGTGGAGCCCAGCGGTTGGATTCACATCTCGCTGATGAATCAGGTACAAAACGTCTTCACTTCACCATGAAATATTTgcacagattgttttttttgttttagtttctgatcaatcaataaaacatgATTGTCATCTTCATCCCAGCTGTTGTGTtctttgctgttgtttgttCAGCGGACCAACGAGCCAATCAGCACCTTCATGATCCAGATCGCCGTGCTCGCCAACCACCAGAACGGCCGGGACACGCACATGCGGCAGATCAAGGTCTACACGCCGGTGGAGGAGAGCTCCATCGGGAAGTTCCCACGATGCACCACGGTGGACTTCATGATGTACCGCACCATCAGGTGATCGGCTCCTCCGCCCGTCGGAGGGATCCGACTCGCCGTGGTCGTCGGTGTCGttaaagaaatagaagatgtaCGTTTTTATTGCCGTAGGTTGTTCTCCACACGGACAGATTTCCTTCCATCAGAAGCCGAATGCTTCTTGCTGAATTTAATGTTTCAAAGGACGAGTCGCTGAGCGAACGACTacgaataaataaaagatggaaAGACTTTGTCCTCATTCTGCAGAAAACATCAGACTCCTGATTGAAACCCCAAGTTATTAATTCAACTTCTGCAAACTAAAGCCCACAGCAGATAAACGGGTTCTGAAATGcctcaattaaataaatacaatattatttattaactaGAACTCAAATCCTTTTTGAAAgagaataaatgtattaattgtacACAAATAAGAACCGTATTTGATTTTCATATTGTCCCCCTTTATAAATTGAATTATTGGACTTGAATAAATACAACCTGCACTAGTATAAATATAAGGGGATCAGAGTATTAATACATTCATTGTACTATTGAGACTAGTATTAAATCACATGTCTGCAGTTCGCCCACTAGAGGGAGCCTCCTTATAAAGAGTCAAAGTACTCTGTGGGTACAAGTACACTGCTAGTGTACAAATACAAGTGATTCAATAAAAACGTTTTGGTAGAAGAGTAAAGATATTAAAATGGAcctaaagtgttttttaaaaccaCATCCGTTTTTTGTTGGTCAgtattttgttttcttgcaATAAAGTTCAT
This window harbors:
- the anapc10 gene encoding anaphase-promoting complex subunit 10 isoform X2; protein product: MAGATRLETRPRDVIGKRRGRYTATEREIRSFGVDQLRDDNLETYWQSDGSQPHLVNIQFRRRTTVKMLCIYADYKSDESYTPSKISVRVGNNFHNLQEIRQLEMVEPSGWIHISLMNQRTNEPISTFMIQIAVLANHQNGRDTHMRQIKVYTPVEESSIGKFPRCTTVDFMMYRTIR
- the anapc10 gene encoding anaphase-promoting complex subunit 10 isoform X1, whose translation is MATPSKTPPGADPKQLERTGTVREIGSQAVWSLSSCKPGFGVDQLRDDNLETYWQSDGSQPHLVNIQFRRRTTVKMLCIYADYKSDESYTPSKISVRVGNNFHNLQEIRQLEMVEPSGWIHISLMNQRTNEPISTFMIQIAVLANHQNGRDTHMRQIKVYTPVEESSIGKFPRCTTVDFMMYRTIR